A single region of the Epinephelus moara isolate mb chromosome 16, YSFRI_EMoa_1.0, whole genome shotgun sequence genome encodes:
- the LOC126402321 gene encoding growth/differentiation factor 8-like, protein MLLFLGLSVFFSASLSMEMNQTSKLLAESGEQCSACDFREHSKQMRLHSIKSQILSILRLEQAPNISRDMIRQLLPKAPPLTQLLDQYDPRVEDEDHATTETIITMATKPNAITQDELSSCCVFSLSPKIQPKNILRAQLWVHLRPADMVTTVFLQISRLKLGKEGNSTRVRVRSLKIDTDAGASSWQSIDIKPLLQAWLRQPETNYGIEINAYDSNGEDLAVTSAEPGEEGLQPFIEVKILDSPKRSRRDSGLNCDEESAETRCCRYPLTVDFEEFGWDWIIAPKRYRANYCSGECEFMHLQQYPHAHLVNKANPRGTAGPCCTPTKMSPINMLYFNRKEQIIYGKIPSMVVDHCGCS, encoded by the exons ATGCTCCTCTTCCTCGGCCTGTCCGTCTTCTTCTCCGCCAGCCTCTCCATGGAGATGAACCAGACCTCcaagctgctggctgagagCGGAGAGCAGTGCTCGGCCTGCGACTTCCGGGAGCACAGCAAGCAGATGAGGCTCCACAGCATCAAGTCCCAGATCCTCAGCATCCTGCGGCTCGAGCAGGCTCCCAACATCAGCCGGGACATGATCCGCCAGCTGCTGCCCAAAGCGCCGCCTCTGACGCAGCTCCTGGACCAGTACGACCCGCGGGTGGAGGACGAGGACCACGCCACGACGGAGACCATCATCACCATGGCCACCAAGC CTAACGCGATCACCCAGGACGAGTTGTCCTCCTGCTGCGTGTTCAGCCTCAGTCCGAAGATCCAACCCAAAAACATCCTGCGCGCTCAGCTGTGGGTTCACCTGCGGCCGGCCGACATGGTCACCACCGTCTTCCTGCAGATCTCCCGCCTCAAACTTGGCAAGGAGGGAAACAGCACCAGAGTCAGAGTCCGCTCGCTGAAGATCGACACTGACGCCGGTGCCAGTTCCTGGCAGAGCATTGACATCAAGCCTCTGCTGCAGGCTTGGCTGCGCCAACCGGAGACCAACTACGGGATCGAGATCAACGCCTACGACTCCAATGGAGAAGATTTGGCCGTCACGTCAGCAGAGCCTGGAGAGGAAGGACTG CAACCGTTCATCGAAGTGAAGATCCTCGACAGCCCCAAGAGATCCCGCCGCGACTCGGGCCTCAACTGCGACGAGGAGTCTGCGGAGACCCGCTGCTGCCGCTACCCGCTCACCGTCGACTTCGAGGAGTTCGGCTGGGACTGGATCATCGCGCCCAAACGCTACCGGGCCAACTACTGCTCGGGGGAGTGTGAGTTCATGCACCTGCAGCAGTACCCACACGCACACCTGGTGAACAAGGCCAACCCGCGGGGCACGGCGGGGCCCTGCTGCACGCCCACCAAGATGTCACCCATCAACATGCTCTACTTCAACCGCAAGGAGCAGATTATCTACGGGAAGATCCCGTCCATGGTGGTAGACCACTGCGGCTGCTCCTGA